DNA sequence from the Bacteroidales bacterium genome:
AGTAGTTCAATTAATTCAGGAAAATTATTAAATTTCTTTCTAACATATTGTTGAAGTACATTTTTTGGATTATGAATATGAGCTTTAGATAAATTAATATTAAATTCTTTTAAAAGAGATAGAACGTCATCAATAGGCACATTCTGTTTGAAAACTTCTTCAAAAGTTGGAATTTCTTCAATACCATCCAAATTTAATCCAAAATCATCTTCTTCTCCATATTCACTTAATTTTTCAATTAGCTTTTCATAGTCTTTGTGGTGACCTGCAACTGTATAGTAAATAAAGTCTTTATTTTGAATATTTAAAGCTTGTACAAAAGGTAATGAAAATAATTCATGTCGTTGAAAACTCCATTTGTTAGGCTTTCCTTTTATTACTTTCTGAAACTCATGATTTGATTTTCCCAAATCATGAAAAATAACACTCAAACGTAAAAGTTGCCAGAAATCGTGTTTTTTGATTAATGAAGCAATATTTATAAATGACTCTCTCAGAATATCAACAATTAATAATGCATCATTAATATGTTCTTGTAATGTTGCTTCAGGATTGGATTTGGCTAATAATTTCATTTATTCAACAAAATTCAAATCGTGAAAATAAATATCTACTTCTTTTTCATCAATTATGTCGGTATAGGCTTCTATATTTGTATTCTCATTTTCAATATTTCCTGCATAACTCGAAATTACAGAATATGGTTCAGTTCCAATATTGTTACGAGGAATTGAATTTGTAAAATATTTTGGCAATGCCTGAATTTCACCTGGTAAATAATTCCCTGTAAACGGAATTATCTGTCCTTTAAGATTCTCAGGTGATGAATTTTTTGTTAATTCTATTTCATCAATAGTTTCAACAGTAGCCAAATCACCACTTCTACCTATAACAAGCGAGAAATACGGTTTTCGTAAATATTTAACTAACTCTTCATCTTGCAAATAAATATAAAGTTGACAATTATAAAGAAATTCTCTCTTTATTACATTGGACTTTACAGAATTAGAAGGGAAAGAACCTGTTTTTGTGGTTGTCAATTGTATTTGATAAATTGTTTCCAAATCAGTTGCTTTTGCCTCATATTCAAAATAATATCCAATTTTAAGTTGGGAATGATCTAAATATTTACCTGCCGCAGCATTTAGTAAACCTAATACCGTACTAATAGGTGGCACATCAAGTGTTGGTTGATATCCCGAAATCAAATTAGGATATCGAAAACTTGCCGTCCATGATGATATTTTAATACGGTATATTTTCATAATTAATCTATTTGAATTTTTAATTGTTCGCAATAATTTTCAATAGTTTCGTTAACTGTTTTTATGACAACTAAGTCTTTAAATTCAGTTGCTAAAGCTGTCAATTCATCATTTTTCTCATCCATAAATCCAGCACGTTTTCCTATGAAGATTTTGCCTTCAAAATCTGATTTGTAGTCATTAATTACTTCTTTAAAAGCTTCAATATTTAATTCCGCATACTCGTCACGGTTTCCATAATTAGTTGCAATATGTGAAAATGGATGATTTCCAGTTTTTGTGGTCGCCAAAACAATGAATTTTGGTGTTACATCACCCATATTACTGGTTTGCATAGCACCACCTGAAATGTTTTTTAATGCTTTTATTGTATCTACTGCTCTTTTTACTCGTGTATCTCTATTTAATCGAATTAATTTATGTGCTTCTCCTTTTGCATTTTTAACAAAATTATCATCAACTTCGATAGCTCCGGTTTCTAATGCTTCGCTTCTCAATTTTTCTGATAAATTTACATACCCTGTTTTGTTGTAATTTGAAAAAGTTCCTACTTGTGCCAAGTCCAAACTAAACATACCTTTCATTACAGCACTGTATTCTTGCTTACCATAAGGAACCGAGTCACCTTCCTGACGTGCCATACTCGACCAATTTTCTTCTGGTGTAACTGATGCGACAGATACAATTGCTGTATTTTTAAGTGGTGAAATACGAGTTACAGTAACATTCTCGGTTTTGTCTTTACCTTTTTTGTCTTTTAGTGGATTTCCATCTTTATCAAGAACAACTTCTTTAGCCGCTTTCATATAGCCAAAGACATCATCATCAGCATATTTAATTGGATTAGCACTAGTAAAAGCAATTTTGGCTTCTCTGGTTATAGGTGACAAATCCCAATTCATGTTTTTTAGTAACGCTTCGCGCCACCAATAGCGCCATGCTTGCCCAGAAACATAAACGTAAGAACGTCCATTTTTACGAATGCGTTTTGTTGCAACTGCATTATCAAAATTACTAGAAGTGTTTTTTCCTGCATTATTTAATGCAACAACATCTACATCTAATAAAACAAATCCTTGTGTTTTTAAATTTCCCATTTTTTTAATTTTAATTTTGTTAAACTTCAATTTGTTCTTCAAGTTCTACTTCAACTTTTAAGTTAAGTTCATGCATTTTCTGATAAATTGCGATAAGTAAGATGTCCCTAATTTCTCTGGTATTTCCTCCATCTGCAAATAAATAATCTGAATAATCTTTAACCGTAATTATTGGTTTTTCATTATCTTTGTTATAATTTTCAGAAATAAGACTTAATAAAAAACGCCTTAAATCATTTGCTCTTTCTGCTTTATTCAATTTTGTTATAAATTTTTTAATTTCATCTTCGCTTCTATCATTTATTATGAAATCGGCTAATTCCATAATTTTATTAATTGTTTCTTTTTTCATATTTCTTATATTTTGTTGATAAATTCTAATTATATCAAAATTTAATTTATTCCCGTTTTTAGACCATCGTAGAAATTCGGGTACAATGCTTTGCCCCGTTAAAAGTTTATTATAAACCCAATTTGTCCATATTTTATAATCATCTAATGAAATAATCTCAACCTCACCTTTTTTTTCAAGTTCATAATTTTCACTTGTTGAATTATAAATCGCTCCCTTGTTTTTAGAATTGTAATAATGTGAACGGATAAAATTCATCCAGTCAATTTTATAATTTATTTTATGGCATTGAGCATAAAATAAAAAAACAGTTGCTGGTAGTTTATGTATATCAATATTTACTTTATTACCAAAATTTGTAAAATGATACAGCGTTAGAGATGCTTTTCCATCTAATTTTTGGTACGCTTTTTTTTCCTGCAAAACTTTAGACACAAAATCAAATATTGCATTTGCCGCATTTTTAAACTCAGATTTTGCAACACCTTCTTTAAAACCGATAGATATGTTCTTTAGGTTTTCCTTTACATGTTCTTCTATAAAAAAACTTGAAAGAGTTTCATCGTTACTTTTTATCAACTCAATCCTAGTATCCTTTTTCCCATCAATTATTGTAGTTAAAGATTTTGAACCAAGTGGCACAAAATGTAAGCGAATTAAAATTTCCTTTGATAACTTTATTCCCGCATCAAAAGCATGATGAAAATTAATAAATGTTCCAGAACCAGTCATTAACGAATTGTCTCTCCCTGCTGAGAACAGTTTAGTTTTTCTTCCTGAAATTCTACAATAACCATCCTCAAAACTGTAATTTTCATTAAATAAATTTTTGAAATATTCTTTAGTTTTTGCGATTTCTTTTCCTTTAAATGCAGGTTGAGTGATTTTAGAATTGAGGAAAAAAGTATTTAATTTTCCTTCCCAATCATTAACATAAATTTTAGTTACAAAATTAATTAGTTCATCAATATCTTTATCAGGGTAAACATTTTCCCACAAATATTGAATTACAGAACCACCTGTATCAGCAAAAGGATCGCCAGTTGGTTTTGTTAGCCATTCGTAATCAATCGTTTTTATATTTTGCTTCATAATTTATCTTCAAATGTATTTCCTCACTTTGTCAATTATCGTCAAAAACAAAACTGTTTAAATATTTTATTTCATACCCCAAATTTAATAATAAAATCATGTTAATCATGTTAATCCTGTCAAAAATGTTTCATCCTTTCATTCACCTCACAGCACCCAAATCCAAGCGAGTTTTTCTCACCAAAACCAGCATAGTATCCAAGTTTAACAATTTCGGCAGGAGCGTTTATTTTAAAATCAAATAAATATCCCCGCAATTTTGATTCATGCGGTGTATTTGCTTTAATAGTTATCAGGCGGGATTTAGGCTTACTTAAAATATCCATGTTATAAATCATGTTAATCATGTCTAAATCTGTATTATAAGAATTATATTTTACAAGTAAGTTGTTCAAAAAAAGTTCTTTATATTTTTCTCCTTCGGGTAGTAAATATTCAGCATATTTTTTCTCACTGTTTTTTTTATAAGAAACAAGGATTGGAGACAAACTTTTAAATGTCATCTCATCATAAAATTCAGGTTCCACGATTTTTTCTACAGTTTTTACATAAAAAGCCACTCTGCTTTTTTTATCACCAATTGTAAATTCCTGATTTCTGAAAAGTCCTGATATGAAATGTTCTAATGCTTCAATCGGATAAAACGAAACATATAAACAAACCTCATTGCACAAAATGTTCAACCTGTCGCCAACTATTTTATATTCAGGCACATCAACATTTGAAAATGTAAATAGCTTGAATTTTTTTCCATTTTTTGTATATCCCTGTTCATGAAGCCAGTCTGCAAATTCCTTGTTTCCGTAATGAATAGTATGATATATCCATGATGAAAATTCGTATTGATAATTTAAAGGTAGCAGATTCGAATTTCGGGAACCCTTGTTAATTGTTAATGTAAGTCGAAAACGCATGATGATTTTTATAATTTTTTCTTTCTTTCTTTTTTTAATTCTTTCATGTCCTGTGGACTATAAAAGGGTCTTAAAAAACTACTTCTCCTTTACAGTTTCTTTTTCTACCGTAACAATTCTTTCTTTTCCTGATGCGTCTAACGCTTTTAAAGCCATTTGTTTCATGCTTTCTTCCGAAACGTTTACTTTTTGGCTTAACTGTTTTATTGTTACTTCCTGTTCTTTTATTCTTGACAACAAATTTTCAATGTTTTGTTCTTTAAGTTTTTGTTCTCCTTGTATTTGATTATTTTTAAGTTGTTTTTCGAAATCGTATTGTTGCTTTAATTTTTCCTCCGTTTCCTTTTTGACTTTTGCTATTTCCTTTTCTAGGATTTTTGGGAATTCTTCTGCTTTTTTTCGTAATTCAATAAGTTCATTTTCGGCTTCAGTAACTTTTGTTTCTCGTTCAGCAATTTCTTTATCAAAATTTATTTGTTTTTCAGTTAATTGTTTTTCAAGTAGTTGTTTTTGTTCTTCGTATTTATCTGTTTCTTTTTTTCTTGATAATTTCAAATTATACTGATATTCTTCATCTTCGCGTTTACGTTCTTTTTCAAGCAATGCTTTTGTTTCTTTTAAAGTTATTTGTATTTGTTCTTCTTCGTTTTCCCATTTTTCCCGTTTTTCATTTATTTCTTTTTCAAACTCTTCTGACTTTTCTTTCTGAGCCAACAAAAGTGCTGATAGTGAATGAGCATTAGCAGAAATTTGATAACTTTCTTCAAGATTTTTATTCTCCGTTTTTATTGCTTTTTGTAGGTTCTCAAATTCTTTAAAAGCAATAGTTATTTGTTCTTCTACTTTATCTAAAGCTGATGTAATATTCATTTTTAGTTCAGATGTCTGTTTATAGATTTTTTCCGTTGATAATGAAGAAACTGCTTTTACTGTTTTAGCCTCTGTTTCACGCTGGAGTTTAAGTTGCGGATCTTCTGTTTTACTTTCAACTTCTTTTAGCATTTCATTGTATGCTTCAAGAATTTCACTTTTAGTGCTTTTGCCTGTTACTTTTTTTTCCATTTTTTTAGATTTATATTTATTAATTAAATTTGTAACAAAGTTAGGTTTTTTATGATAATTATCATTTAGTAGAACTTACATATTTTCAACAATACTGTTTCCCCGCAATTATGCCACAGATAGACAAATATTCGCAAGAAAAAATAGTAATGAATTCTACAAACTCTTATACAAATTTACCCAGTTTATACTTTGAATATCTTTTAAAAGTTTAAAGGCATTTTCTCCATAACAAAATGTACGTACATCGTATATGCCATATTGTTTTAAAAGATTAAACTGTCCATCGGAAGGTAAGCCGGGTTTGTTTGCCCAGCCTTTTTCATCTCTGCCAAAAAAAGGAAATTCAGCATATCTTAACTTCCATAATTTATCTATTGATGATTGGTCAATATCGTATTTTTTAAGCAGGTTTTCTTTATCGGGATTTGCTTTACAATATTGTTCTCCTTTTAATAATCTTATAAATGTTTGTTTTGAAATAAATCTAACGTCCTTTTTCCCATTTTCCATTTCTTTTATAATTGCATAAGTAACGGGACTTGAATTTGCAGTAACTAATAAACTAAAACCTAAATAATAATTAGTTTCAATATAATATTCATCATTCGGAGTTTTTGGAATAATTGCCTGAGAGTAAATACTATTACATAGCAAATAAAATATTACAAAAATTAATATGTTTTTTAATCCTTTCACAAATATAAATTTATATAATTTCTGAACTCATAAAAATTAAAGTATTGTAAACTTGAATCGCAAACATGTGTTAATGATGAGTGTCAATGGTTAATGGCTCAATTACTAAATGCCTGCTTGCCGTCAGGCAGGGTTATAAAACAGCAATGTAACAATTTAACAATATAACAATTTTACCAAAAAATTTCAGTAAACTTGCGAATCTTTAAATAACACAAGTTTTAAACAAACAATGCTTATATTTATTCTTTTATATATAGATACTTTTTTTGAAAAATAATGTTTCATTTTTTTAATATTTATATGTAAATTGTTAATAAATTTTAATACGTGCATCTAAAAAAAATTTAAAGGCTTGATATTTTAGTTCTGTAACAAAAACGTCTTGTTGGATTTTCACATTGCTCAATTGTTTCATTACTCACAAAATATTTATTTTATTTTGTGTTCGTGAAATCGCTTTGCTAAGTTGTTCAATTGTTTAAATACAGGTAATACGTATTGGATTATTTTATAATTACAATTGTTATAATATGGAAAATAACAATATAACAATTGAACAATTTGATAAAAAACTAAAACTTATTTTTTTTTTGCAATATCAATAATAGAACAGATTACCTGATTTTCTTTCAGGCACTATTTTTATTACTTTAGACCATTCAAATTTGTGATAATAATAATAACCTAATAAAAATGTATAAGCCGAAAACAATACATGCTAAAACAGCTCTCAAGGCTATTCAGCTATCTGTTGAACAGGGAGACACAACAGAAATGGAAAATGATATTATACCCGATGAGTTACAAAAAATAAATGCCTGTTTTGTTTCTATTCATAAAAAAGACGGAAGTTTGCGGGGATGTATAGGCACTCTTGAACCAAGATGTGATAATTTGTATCTTGAAATTATTAAAAATGCTTTTTCTGCTGCCATTAGGGATTCGAGATTTAATCCATTAACTTCGGATGAAATTGAAGACATCGTTGTTTCTGTTGATGTACTTTCTGAACCCGTAAAAATAAAAAACATATCCGAACTCGACCCTAAAATATACGGTGTAATTGTTTCATCAGAAGGATTTAGCAGGGCTGTTCTTTTGCCGGCAATTGAAGGCATTGATACTGTTAAAGAACAATTAAGAATAGTAAAACGAAAAGCAAGACTTCATGATATCGACAATGAATTTCTTAAAATTTTGCGTTTCACAGCAACAAGATATCATTAAAAGAAAACCTTAAAATGAAAGAAGCACAATTTTATATTAATTTAGATAATAACAAGATAAAGTGTACTTTATGCCCTCATAATTGTATTGTTGATTTAAACAAAAGGGGAGTATGTGGTGTAAGAAAAAACATTAAAGGCAAACTTGTTTCTGAAATCTATGGCAAATTGTGTTCTTTAAATTTTGACCCGATTGAGAAAAAACCTTTGTACCATTTCTTTCCCGGAAAAATTATCTTATCATTAGGAAGTATAGGATGTAATTTTAAATGTAAATTCTGTCAAAACAACGACATTTCACAATCTACTATAGACGATTTTCCGTATCTTAAAGAATATTCTTCAGATAATATTATTAATATTGCTGTTAATCAACCTAATAACACAGGAATAGCATTTACTTATAACGAGCCAACAGTTTGGTATGAATTTATGCTTGAAATTGCAATTAAAGCAAAAAAAAACAATCTTAATACATCAATGGTTACTAATGGACATATAAATAATAAACCTTTAGAGGAATTAATTGATTATATGGATGCTTTTAATGTTGATTTAAAAGCATTTACCAATGATTTTTATAAAAAACAAACTTCCGGTAATTTGGAGCCGGTCAAAGAAACTTTAAAGTTTATTGTTTCAAAAAACAAACATCTTGAAATAACCAACTTAATAATTCCAACATTAAATGATGACCCGAAAATTTTCGAGCAAATGATAAAATGGATAAGCAAGGAATTAGGAGAAAACATTGTACTTCATTTATCAAAATATTTTCCACGCTATAAAATGAATATTCCTGAAACATCTATTTCTAAGCTTATTGAATTTTATGAGATAGCAAAAAAGGAACTTAATTATGTTTATTTGGGTAATGTTGCTTATCATGAAGGAAATAATACAATCTGTAATAAATGCAGGGAAACTGTAATTTTACGCAAAGGATATTATACCCAACTCACAGGAATAGATATTAATGGAAATTGTAATAATTGCGGAAATAAAATTGCAGTAACTTAACCCGCTTTATTCATACAAAAGCGAAGCGAATTGGATGAATGTGTGATGGATAGTGGGAAGCAAAGCGAGAAATCCCGATTTAGTAATACCCAAATTTGGGGTTGTTTAAACATACAAATTTGTTGGTATTACTTAATCGTATAAAATTCGTGAATTTTCCGGGTTAATTTAGGTGTTTCGGTATTTTTTGTGGATATGACATTTTTGTATATATTGTTTATTTATAAACTGAAAGGCTGAGGCTAAGGCTAAGGTTAAGATTAATGAAAAGGAATTACCATATGGTATATAAAGATTTTACACAAATGATTG
Encoded proteins:
- the cas5b gene encoding type I-B CRISPR-associated protein Cas5, yielding MKIYRIKISSWTASFRYPNLISGYQPTLDVPPISTVLGLLNAAAGKYLDHSQLKIGYYFEYEAKATDLETIYQIQLTTTKTGSFPSNSVKSNVIKREFLYNCQLYIYLQDEELVKYLRKPYFSLVIGRSGDLATVETIDEIELTKNSSPENLKGQIIPFTGNYLPGEIQALPKYFTNSIPRNNIGTEPYSVISSYAGNIENENTNIEAYTDIIDEKEVDIYFHDLNFVE
- the cas7i gene encoding type I-B CRISPR-associated protein Cas7/Cst2/DevR, which produces MGNLKTQGFVLLDVDVVALNNAGKNTSSNFDNAVATKRIRKNGRSYVYVSGQAWRYWWREALLKNMNWDLSPITREAKIAFTSANPIKYADDDVFGYMKAAKEVVLDKDGNPLKDKKGKDKTENVTVTRISPLKNTAIVSVASVTPEENWSSMARQEGDSVPYGKQEYSAVMKGMFSLDLAQVGTFSNYNKTGYVNLSEKLRSEALETGAIEVDDNFVKNAKGEAHKLIRLNRDTRVKRAVDTIKALKNISGGAMQTSNMGDVTPKFIVLATTKTGNHPFSHIATNYGNRDEYAELNIEAFKEVINDYKSDFEGKIFIGKRAGFMDEKNDELTALATEFKDLVVIKTVNETIENYCEQLKIQID
- the cas8a1 gene encoding type I-B CRISPR-associated protein Cas8b1/Cst1, yielding MKQNIKTIDYEWLTKPTGDPFADTGGSVIQYLWENVYPDKDIDELINFVTKIYVNDWEGKLNTFFLNSKITQPAFKGKEIAKTKEYFKNLFNENYSFEDGYCRISGRKTKLFSAGRDNSLMTGSGTFINFHHAFDAGIKLSKEILIRLHFVPLGSKSLTTIIDGKKDTRIELIKSNDETLSSFFIEEHVKENLKNISIGFKEGVAKSEFKNAANAIFDFVSKVLQEKKAYQKLDGKASLTLYHFTNFGNKVNIDIHKLPATVFLFYAQCHKINYKIDWMNFIRSHYYNSKNKGAIYNSTSENYELEKKGEVEIISLDDYKIWTNWVYNKLLTGQSIVPEFLRWSKNGNKLNFDIIRIYQQNIRNMKKETINKIMELADFIINDRSEDEIKKFITKLNKAERANDLRRFLLSLISENYNKDNEKPIITVKDYSDYLFADGGNTREIRDILLIAIYQKMHELNLKVEVELEEQIEV
- the cas6 gene encoding CRISPR-associated endoribonuclease Cas6, whose protein sequence is MRFRLTLTINKGSRNSNLLPLNYQYEFSSWIYHTIHYGNKEFADWLHEQGYTKNGKKFKLFTFSNVDVPEYKIVGDRLNILCNEVCLYVSFYPIEALEHFISGLFRNQEFTIGDKKSRVAFYVKTVEKIVEPEFYDEMTFKSLSPILVSYKKNSEKKYAEYLLPEGEKYKELFLNNLLVKYNSYNTDLDMINMIYNMDILSKPKSRLITIKANTPHESKLRGYLFDFKINAPAEIVKLGYYAGFGEKNSLGFGCCEVNERMKHF
- the amrA gene encoding AmmeMemoRadiSam system protein A is translated as MYKPKTIHAKTALKAIQLSVEQGDTTEMENDIIPDELQKINACFVSIHKKDGSLRGCIGTLEPRCDNLYLEIIKNAFSAAIRDSRFNPLTSDEIEDIVVSVDVLSEPVKIKNISELDPKIYGVIVSSEGFSRAVLLPAIEGIDTVKEQLRIVKRKARLHDIDNEFLKILRFTATRYH
- the amrS gene encoding AmmeMemoRadiSam system radical SAM enzyme, encoding MKEAQFYINLDNNKIKCTLCPHNCIVDLNKRGVCGVRKNIKGKLVSEIYGKLCSLNFDPIEKKPLYHFFPGKIILSLGSIGCNFKCKFCQNNDISQSTIDDFPYLKEYSSDNIINIAVNQPNNTGIAFTYNEPTVWYEFMLEIAIKAKKNNLNTSMVTNGHINNKPLEELIDYMDAFNVDLKAFTNDFYKKQTSGNLEPVKETLKFIVSKNKHLEITNLIIPTLNDDPKIFEQMIKWISKELGENIVLHLSKYFPRYKMNIPETSISKLIEFYEIAKKELNYVYLGNVAYHEGNNTICNKCRETVILRKGYYTQLTGIDINGNCNNCGNKIAVT